A single window of Anopheles moucheti chromosome 2, idAnoMoucSN_F20_07, whole genome shotgun sequence DNA harbors:
- the LOC128297789 gene encoding ADP,ATP carrier protein 2 produces MPGLSDPVAFLKDFAAGGISAAISKTAVAPIERVKLLLQVQHISKQIAEADRYKGMVDCFVRIPREQGFSAFWRGNLANVIRYFPTQALNFAFKDKYKQVFLGGVDKNTQFMRYFVGNLASGGMAGATSLCFVYPLDFARTRLAADVGKGNEAREFKGLGDCLGKIFKTDGLVGLYRGFGVSVQGIIIYRAAYFGFYDTARGMLPNPKTTPFYVSWAIAQVVTTVAGIVSYPFDTVRRRMMMQSGRAKSEIVYKSTLHCWATIAKQEGSGAFFKGAFSNVLRGTGGAFVLVLYDEIKKLL; encoded by the exons ATGCCGGGACTTTCGGATCCAGTTGCGTTCCTCAAGGATTTTGCCGCCGGTGGCATCTCGGCCGCAATCTCCAAGACGGCTGTCGCCCCGATCGAGCGCGTCAAGCTGCTGCTACAGGTTCAGCACATCTCGAAGCAGATCGCCGAGGCCGACCGCTACAAGGGCATGGTCGATTGTTTCGTGCGTATCCCGCGCGAACAGGGCTTCAGTGCCTTCTGGCGCGGTAATCTGGCCAACGTCATCCGTTACTTCCCGACGCAGGCCCTCAACTTCGCCTTCAAGGACAAGTACAAGCAGGTGTTCCTGGGCGGTGTGGACAAGAACACCCAGTTCATGCGCTACTTCGTCGGTAACCTCGCCTCCGGCGGTATGGCCGGCGCCACCTCGCTGTGCTTCGTCTACCCGCTCGACTTCGCCCGTACCCG TTTGGCTGCCGATGTCGGCAAGGGTAATGAGGCGCGTGAGTTCAAGGGTCTGGGCGATTGTCTGGGAAAGATCTTCAAGACTGACGGTTTGGTCGGTCTGTACCGAGGATTCGGTGTATCCGTCCAGG GTATCATCATCTACCGTGCTGCCTACTTCGGCTTCTACGACACTGCCCGTGGTATGCTGCCGAACCCGAAAACTACACCATTCTACGTCAGCTGGGCCATCGCACAGGTCGTGACCACCGTTGCCGGTATCGTGTCCTATCCCTTCGATACCGTCCGTCGTCGCATGATGATGCAGTCTGGTCGTGCCAAGTCCGAGATCGTCTACAAGAGCACGCTCCACTGTTGGGCAACGATCGCCAAGCAGGAAGGTAGCGGTGCCTTCTTCAAGGGTGCCTTCTCGAACGTGCTGCGTGGTACTGGCGGTGCATTCGTGCTGGTGTTGTACGATGAAATCAAGAAACTCCTGTAA